The following proteins come from a genomic window of candidate division WOR-3 bacterium:
- the ftsE gene encoding cell division ATP-binding protein FtsE → MSANTHSHSNTSLEPVVELTGLFKYYQGDWPALTDINLTVYPGDFLFLLGATGAGKTTLLRLLYRHELPDAGLIKVLGYDLLSMRSRQIPQLRRRIGIIFQDFKLLWDRTVYENLEFVLQAINTQRDIIPAKIQEILNQLGIAHKRNSFPYELSGGEQQKVSIARALVKSPDLILADEPTGNIDPKASDDILNILKDINYHGTTVIMATHDAELAERGRRRRIILDAGRIIRDEG, encoded by the coding sequence ATGTCAGCTAATACCCACAGTCACTCAAATACCAGTTTGGAGCCGGTGGTTGAGTTAACGGGGTTGTTCAAATATTATCAAGGTGATTGGCCTGCTTTGACTGACATCAATCTAACTGTTTATCCTGGAGATTTTTTATTTCTTCTCGGTGCTACAGGTGCTGGAAAGACAACTTTGTTACGACTACTTTACCGGCATGAACTTCCTGATGCAGGATTGATTAAAGTGCTGGGTTACGACCTGTTATCGATGCGCTCTCGGCAAATTCCCCAGCTGCGCCGGCGAATTGGAATCATATTTCAAGATTTCAAACTACTGTGGGACCGTACTGTTTATGAAAATTTAGAGTTTGTCCTGCAGGCAATTAATACTCAGCGGGATATCATACCGGCTAAAATCCAAGAAATACTGAATCAACTGGGTATTGCCCATAAAAGAAACTCGTTCCCTTACGAACTTTCTGGAGGGGAACAACAGAAAGTTTCTATTGCCCGCGCTCTTGTAAAATCGCCAGACCTAATTCTGGCAGACGAACCCACAGGGAACATCGATCCCAAAGCATCAGATGATATTCTAAATATACTTAAAGATATTAATTACCATGGAACGACTGTAATAATGGCAACTCATGACGCTGAGCTTGCAGAACGCGGTCGCCGCCGGAGAATCATTCTTGATGCCGGCAGAATCATACGTGATGAGGGGTGA
- a CDS encoding glycosyltransferase family 2 protein, with protein sequence MKLSVIIPAFNEEDTIVELIERVKAAPVNNKEIIVVDDCSQDRTPHLLNSMPDITLIRHTKNLGKGAAIRTGIAHTSGDIILIQDADLEYDPADYALLIKPFHNLKVDAVFGSRFKKRNHFLIISLMANIFLTFLTNALFGGKITDMETGYKVISKKTLGKLKLTANGFEIEPEITCRLLRLRARLLEVPINYTPRTKGKKISWKDGLIAIWSILKYYVS encoded by the coding sequence ATGAAATTATCTGTAATAATTCCGGCATTTAACGAAGAAGATACAATTGTTGAATTAATCGAACGGGTTAAAGCAGCACCAGTCAATAATAAGGAAATTATTGTTGTCGATGACTGTTCTCAGGACAGAACACCTCATCTTCTAAACTCAATGCCGGACATAACACTTATTAGGCATACAAAAAACCTCGGCAAAGGTGCGGCTATTCGCACCGGTATCGCCCATACATCTGGTGATATAATCCTCATTCAGGATGCTGACTTGGAGTATGATCCTGCCGACTATGCTCTTCTGATAAAACCATTTCATAACCTAAAAGTTGATGCGGTGTTCGGTTCTCGCTTTAAAAAGAGAAATCATTTCCTCATTATCAGCTTAATGGCTAATATCTTTTTGACATTTCTTACAAATGCACTATTTGGGGGGAAAATCACTGACATGGAAACGGGATATAAGGTCATCAGCAAAAAGACCCTAGGAAAATTGAAATTGACTGCTAACGGATTTGAAATTGAACCGGAAATTACCTGCAGGCTTTTGAGACTGCGGGCTCGTCTGTTGGAAGTTCCGATAAATTACACCCCTAGAACTAAGGGCAAAAAAATTAGCTGGAAAGATGGACTGATTGCCATCTGGAGCATCCTGAAGTATTATGTCAGCTAA
- a CDS encoding permease-like cell division protein FtsX, with protein sequence MSLSYLIKETYRTLTRNINQFLLSSAVISICLLILGIFIVITVNVIKLTKSMTNQTEIYVFLTDEITNDPSPLLQRIATIAGIATVKFISKSEALQELQADLENDSLLVNVLGEDPIPASLRITLDPEYATPRDLTLIEEKLLRLPGITEVWSGKELLKQLSQVARTLFLLDIVILAIVTVSVIFIAFQTVENSIIRRSQEIEIMELVGASRFAIQFPFVLQGALQGLGGSLIALLLIFAIYRLIVTVLPAPYCPALLILLAMLIIGIILGIGGSFLALNRLPSSLSEKPQIRNR encoded by the coding sequence ATGAGTCTCTCCTATCTTATTAAGGAAACTTACCGGACTCTCACACGTAATATTAATCAATTTCTCCTTTCGAGTGCAGTAATATCAATCTGTTTGCTAATATTAGGAATCTTTATAGTTATAACAGTTAATGTAATTAAATTAACAAAGTCGATGACAAACCAAACTGAGATTTATGTATTTTTAACTGATGAAATTACCAATGATCCATCTCCTCTTCTACAGCGCATCGCGACCATTGCCGGAATTGCAACAGTAAAATTTATTTCAAAATCAGAGGCATTACAAGAACTACAGGCTGATCTGGAAAATGATAGTTTATTAGTTAACGTGTTGGGAGAAGATCCTATTCCTGCATCACTTCGTATTACTCTTGATCCTGAATATGCTACCCCCAGAGACCTTACGCTTATCGAAGAAAAACTGTTGCGTTTGCCTGGTATAACTGAGGTATGGTCTGGGAAAGAGCTTCTAAAACAACTCAGCCAGGTTGCTAGAACTCTATTTTTATTGGACATTGTAATCTTGGCAATCGTTACTGTTTCCGTTATCTTCATTGCATTTCAAACTGTGGAAAACTCAATTATCCGGCGTTCGCAAGAAATTGAAATTATGGAGCTTGTTGGTGCCTCACGTTTTGCCATTCAGTTTCCCTTCGTACTTCAGGGTGCTCTTCAAGGACTCGGAGGTAGTTTAATCGCATTGCTTTTAATTTTCGCGATTTATCGATTAATTGTTACAGTACTACCTGCACCCTACTGTCCGGCATTGCTAATTTTGTTGGCAATGTTGATTATCGGTATAATATTAGGAATAGGCGGATCGTTTCTGGCACTCAATCGTCTCCCCTCCTCGCTTTCTGAGAAACCACAAATACGTAACAGATGA
- a CDS encoding Gfo/Idh/MocA family oxidoreductase, whose protein sequence is MKKNIAIGIIGLGMWGEKYLQTLEQLNAGPIYLCDTSDQKIEDLNSRNYITIEYSKMMESKDIKAVIITTPDQTHYALARDALIHDKDVLVEKPMTLKSSDAHELVKIAQNRKLVLAVAHTPLFTTGYQRLSSYLKSKLINVIRIEAIRTSRGRENTSSPLWDLASHDIAIAVSLLGKPLYFSCSVNNPKLCRYELEFANGLTFAGEAEWTNQPFQRVIRLFTKNEVHEYHEPIGNDIPATELPLTQMCQNFIEACVKRLKPVNNGELGKQVVECLEIIENLMKINNHEIICNNSGI, encoded by the coding sequence ATGAAAAAAAATATTGCGATTGGCATTATCGGTCTTGGTATGTGGGGAGAAAAATACTTACAAACTTTAGAGCAACTTAACGCGGGACCGATATATTTGTGTGACACCAGCGATCAGAAAATTGAAGATTTAAATTCAAGGAATTACATTACAATTGAATATAGCAAAATGATGGAGAGTAAAGATATTAAAGCAGTAATAATCACAACTCCTGATCAAACCCATTATGCACTTGCTCGGGATGCTCTGATTCATGACAAGGATGTGTTGGTCGAAAAACCCATGACCTTGAAAAGTTCAGATGCCCATGAGTTGGTTAAAATTGCTCAAAACAGAAAACTTGTGCTTGCAGTCGCCCACACCCCTCTTTTTACAACTGGTTATCAAAGATTAAGCTCATACCTCAAATCAAAGTTGATTAATGTAATCCGAATCGAAGCGATTCGAACTTCCAGGGGAAGAGAAAACACCAGCAGTCCCCTATGGGATCTCGCTTCGCATGATATTGCAATTGCAGTATCGTTATTAGGAAAGCCACTGTATTTTTCATGCTCAGTAAACAACCCCAAATTGTGTCGATATGAACTTGAATTTGCAAATGGTTTAACTTTCGCAGGGGAAGCTGAATGGACAAACCAACCTTTTCAACGAGTCATCAGACTTTTTACCAAAAATGAAGTTCACGAATACCATGAACCTATTGGTAATGACATTCCAGCGACTGAATTACCGCTAACCCAGATGTGTCAAAATTTTATCGAAGCTTGTGTAAAACGCCTTAAACCAGTAAATAATGGCGAACTCGGCAAACAGGTTGTGGAATGTCTTGAAATTATTGAAAATTTAATGAAAATAAACAATCATGAAATTATCTGTAATAATTCCGGCATTTAA